A genomic segment from Bryobacteraceae bacterium encodes:
- the sctL gene encoding type III secretion system stator protein SctL: MSHRILKQEQVEASGEAASVVEQARREAAAIVEAAKSEADRTAAAARERGYAEGLAQWNAAVQDVLAARERFVTSCEPEIAKIAVKVAGKILGEELRSDPLLINRIVGEALRGVRAERSITIAVHPAAVETVRGRTDALEAQAGGECHIRVVGRDSVGEGGCLIETELGTIDARLDVQLRCLEQVLLRELED; encoded by the coding sequence ATGAGCCACCGGATCCTCAAACAGGAACAGGTTGAAGCGTCGGGCGAAGCGGCGTCGGTCGTCGAACAGGCGCGTCGCGAGGCGGCGGCGATCGTGGAGGCCGCGAAGTCGGAAGCCGACCGCACAGCGGCGGCAGCGCGGGAACGCGGGTACGCCGAGGGGCTGGCGCAGTGGAACGCGGCGGTGCAGGACGTGCTGGCCGCGCGCGAGCGCTTCGTGACGTCGTGCGAGCCGGAGATCGCGAAGATCGCAGTGAAGGTGGCGGGGAAGATCCTGGGCGAGGAACTACGCTCCGATCCGCTGTTGATCAACCGCATTGTGGGCGAAGCGCTACGCGGCGTGCGGGCGGAGCGTTCGATCACGATCGCGGTGCATCCGGCGGCGGTGGAGACGGTACGCGGACGAACGGACGCGCTCGAAGCGCAGGCGGGCGGCGAGTGCCATATCCGCGTTGTAGGGCGCGATTCGGTGGGTGAGGGCGGGTGCCTGATCGAAACGGAGCTGGGCACGATCGATGCGCGCCTCGACGTGCAGCTCCGATGCCTCGAACAGGTGCTGCTGCGGGAACTGGAGGACTAG